Below is a window of Humulus lupulus chromosome 9, drHumLupu1.1, whole genome shotgun sequence DNA.
ctaattttactgagctagcactaattaaatccctaattcttattacctattgaagcgtAGCCAATTTTTATCCAACATGATCACCAATTTAGTTGTCCTGTTCtaaccaacaaaaagaaaaatttTGATAAGTCTATGTAATGGTAAATACAAAAttgtatcaaccaaaatatactatatgatttgatttttaaaattacttgattttgagttcagaaatgaatttaagctgtttatttagtcttattgctaaacttgagataattctggcatttccaatcctcatctcaaagaaatattatatatatttatatatatataaagagtattGTCAGTTCAAGAATTTGATATCTATTTCAATATGGTAGTTTGAGGGAGCTTCTGATGAGGGAAATAAAGGAGTTAGTATATGGGATACATTTACAAAACAACCAGGTGAGAAGTTCAAAAGCCCCGAAAGTGTCAACTGTAATTGTAGTCATGCATATTCTTATCATTGATTGAACCTAATAAAAAAGTACTCATTGCAATTCTTATCTGTTGCTTACTTTTgttataataataacaataatacactgttcttttcttctttaaatatAACGCCATTCAGATTTTAGATCATATATGCTAATCCGATATAGAAAACCACTGAGCTATCCAGCCATGCATGCACTTTTGGTAGTTTCTAGAGGACATTTTGGCATTAGTGTTATTCACGTGTCTTATATTTTATAAAGATACATTATGACTATGTATGTTTTGTATTCAGAAAACAcaagaggaaagaaaaaaaaacagaggcAGAATAATAAAAAGTTGTTTGATTGGTAGCCGAAAAAGTGGAAGAAAAAAGTTAAAGGGGTGTTGTTTGTTTTTTGGTTCATCGATCTATGGAtaggaaagaaaaatgaaggaacttTTCTAATTTATTATTCATATAAACCCATTATTTAGTTCTGAATTTTATAATAAATCTATCTCTTAAGTCAACatacaataaataataaatttaaaaaatcataaagttAATTACTTAATATGTATGTGTTTTTTATGGTCATTTAAGTttgttttgttattatttaattttacatTTTACAACTTTTCTGTCAGGATCTTTTTGGCTGCTTTCCTTATTAGTCTTTCAATTTTCTGGTTCAAGCAGTCACCAATTTTTAGTTCTCCCAACTTGGTATGTTTCTGATTTTATATGCAAATCTAAGACTTGTCATTATAAACTTTGATTAagtatttatattaaaatttaaataataataataataaaatgtctAGTCACATAATTTGCATAACAATTGATCAAGTTAAGGTTTTCTTCTATGTCTAGTTCTCTAAACCAGAAGCTGGAGTAACACATGTGCTGGTAACTGGTGGAGCTGGCTATATAGGTTCCCATGCTTCACTAAGGCTGTTAAAGGACTCATACCGTGTAACCATAGTGGTATGGTATTTCGTTATTTTCTCTGTCTTATAGTTATACTTTTAAGTAATGCATAATTTAATGCATAATTTCTTTTCTAAGCATTAGATGAAGACATCAAAAGCCTCTGAAGTTTCCTATTGATCCTACTTTCTGTGTTGCCTTGCTTCTAGGCAACTAAGGGAAAGAAACAAAAAATGAACAAATAATTCTTGCTGTACACTAAGCCATATGGTCCTACACACCTAGATCACTCACTGATAGTAACTATTTTTTTTCTAtgaattatttttgtatttaGTATTGTTAATATGATTCTTCTTACAAGTTTAGTTCATACGATATTTCTATTTTATGAACTAAGGGAGGGAAAACTATTAGAACACAGGAGAAAAGTgaggtattttatttttattttctatatttttatgtttgatatgctatttgtattaaattaattgTTGTTGGAACTAAATCTGTTGATATGCTCTGtttgtaaaattaattttattggcTCTATTGTTCAGATAAACGTTTCTTAGAATTGGGATTCAGCTATTTTGTGTTCCTTTTTTGTTTAACTATGAGTGTACGAGACTCTTGAGCTAAGGGATGGAGGATAAGACTCTTGTGTTCCTTTTTTGTTTTGATAAGTAAAGGTAGCCATGTTTTCCTATATCATatttaaatgtgattatttgatttttatttttgctgatttttctacaatgtgattaaatgtattttattattgtaataacaAAGATGCAAAGTATAAAAGGAGTTGTTTTAAGCAGTTATGGATTATGGTTTTAGTTCACCTTAAGATTTTTCAAGTTCACTTTGTATTTAGTTGATTGATGACTAAATTTCTATGGTTTCGATTTTCCCCACATGGGTTTCGATTCTACTTTcaaatttctatggtttttgaagtttgttagatatacatcaaataactaacagaaaatcagaaaacattccagccatatttattaaccaaccatcaatcattatcaattcaaaatattcaatcaacacacaagttttcttccttatctcgccgcagcacacaaatttctcagaacctacttcactaatacacacaagttctcaaccttccgttatcaccgcagcacacaataataataatctcagaacctacttcactatggatgaatatctaagatattcaaactcctctaacatttgcaaagtattttaacaaaaataaaagaaaacatacctcttgcaaactgctgcaaataaagttccctccaattctgaatttctgaaagagttaaagaaattTAGAAACTTGTGTAGAGAACCCAATAAATCAAAAAGTCATGTCACAATTATGTTCAACCATGTAAGTCGTAACTTTGCATGCTAACATATATGCACAGACTGTGAATGTGAGGagcttatataaattaaaaatattccataagcaaaatatataaacttaaatcatATGATTAGCTGAGTttgatttattatataataatactaAAATTTTAGTTGGGATTTTGCATCCTGGTAATCATTGAAAACATTGTCAAATCTGCTTCACTGAGAAGAGGAACGAAGAAATTGCATCTCTAAGACATGCACTTGAAAAAAAGGAGATACTTCTTAAAGAGATGGAATATCAGAAAAGACAAATGGAGCAAGAAATGCAGGAGGTATAGGTTTCACTAAAAGAATTTCAGGAAGCTCTAATCCAAAAGGCTTCAGGTTCACCTTCTGTGGCAAAGTTGCGAAACAAGCTCAAATGTTCAGAGCTGATGCACAAAGAATCTACTGAAAATCTGAAGGCTAGAGAAGCTGAATTGAAGTCCCAGCTTGAAACATTGACACAGGAATTGGAAAATTGTGGGTCTCAGTTGGAAAGTAAAGACACAATGTTGAAGGAGCTCAGGATGGAGTTGGAGCACGTACGTGAAGACTTTTCTGTAAATCTCAAGGCTAAAGAAGGTGTATGGAACTCTCAACTGGAAAAAGTCATAAATGATTTGAGCAATTGTATGGCTCAGCTAGAGAGTAGAGATGAAACCATAAAACAGCTCAGGGTGGAGTTGAATCAGATCCGTGAAGACTCTGCAGCAAGTATCAAGGCTCAAGAAGATGAATGGATACACCAGCTAGAAAATAAAGATGCAATGTTAAAGGAGCTAAGGATGGAGTTGGAGAAAATGCGTGAAGACTTCACTGCAAACCTTAAGGTTAAAGAAGATGAAAGGAACTCTCAACTGGAAAAGGTTACAAATGATTTGAGCAACTGTAGGTCTGTGTTAGCAAGTAGAGATGCAACTATAAAAGAGCTCAAGGTGGAGTTAGAACAGATCCATGGAGACTCTACAGCAAATATCAAGGCTCAAGAAGCTGAACGGAAGTACCAACTGGAAATGATGGCAGGAGATCTCAACATGTGTAGGCCTCAGTTAGAGAGTAAAGATGAAAAGATTAAGAAGCTCAAGATATAAATGGAGCAAATGGATGAAGTCCATTCTGCAAGTCTCATAGATAAAGAAGCTGAAATGAATTCTCTACTGGAAAATGTTACAAGTGACCTAAACAACTGTAGGTCTGAGTTAGCAAGTAGAGATGCAACGATAAAAGCACTGAGAATGGAGTTGGAACAGACCCAAGGAGATTTTTTTGCAAATTTCAAAGCTAAAGAAGCTGAATGGAGGTACCATTTGGAAATGATGACAGGAGATCTCAACAAGTGTAGGTCTCAGCTAGATAGTAAAGATGCAAGACTGAAGAAACTATGAATGGACTTGGAAGAGTGTCGCTGTATAAGCTTGCAGCAGAATGAGGAGATTTATGTGATGTTATTGGTGTTAAAAGACGTTATCTTTGAGGCGCAAATGAAGTTTGCAGATGAAAAGGCTCAAATAGACCAGACTGAAAAAGAGAATGAACGGAATATTTCCCTATTGATGCAGCAGCTGGAGACGAAGAATGCTACCATTGAGAGATTACAGAAAGATATTGAGAAGGAGCATGAGAATGTTGCATCTTTGTTGAGAAGAGGTGAGACATTGGATGCCATTGGTTAGCAGCAGCTTTTAATGCAGAAAGATCTTGAGCAGTATGAGGAAATGATCATGGAATCATTTGTGTGTGAGATCTTCTTAAGAGAACAAATTTTGCAAATGGAAAGTGTTTTGAAAAAGAAACTGAGGGAATTATGCATCGAACTAGACATAACACACACTGAGCTGGCTGAGAAAATCTGTGAAGGGAATGAAATTGAATTTGAACTGTACATATGGAGATCAGTTGCCAAAGGCTTATTGGTTTATCTTGAAGAAAACTATGAAATGCGTAAAGAGTTAGAAGCTTCTCTTCTTTCACAAGTAGATGTTGGGAAATCACCAAGCAAGAAAAACAGCATCTTCAGTGTATGCTGGAACAGAAAGATGATAGAATATATAAACTCCAGCACCAGGTGGAGTTACTAGAGAAGAATCTCAAAACAAGAGAAGCTGCTGCTAACTCAGCTGAGATGAAAACAGCCATGTCCTTGGAGTCAGAGAAAGCAAGCTTTCTCCAAACGATAAGAGAGAAGGATAAGATCCTAGAGCAGCTCCAgaaagaagttgaatggctggaGCAAGAATCATTGAGAAGAGAACTTTAGGAAGTTTTGCTCTCAAGAATTGTAGCAGAAAGAACAGTTGAGCATGAAAAAGAGCTTATGGAACAGAAGAACCAGAGAATAAATGAGTTGATGCAGCTTGTGGGATCATTTGAAGATAAATTTAATAACTCGTTAATTTCTTTCTCTTCAGAGCTCGCCAAGAAACAGGCAGAGATTAATCTGACACATAAAGCGTGGGAGAAAATAACTGCTGCCCAGATTATGGCTGCactagaaattgaagagaagaagctTATGATTGCTGAACTTGAGGATGACATCCATAATGTAAAGCAGAAACTGGAACTGCAGCAAAACTCCATGTGTGTTTTGAAGAGGCAAGCAGTTGAAGTTGAAGCAGAATTGGAGGCAAAAGAGTTGGAAATGAAGAATTTGGGGTTTCAATTCAAGACAAAGCTGAAAGAGTCAGATGCTTTGATTGAAGAGCTCAAGAGTGAGAGAAGAAACTTACTTGAAGATGTCACTAAGTTATCATCAGAAAGAGAAAACTTGTTGGGATTGGTTGAGGGGTTGAGTGACAAGATTAGTGAGATCTCCAGTTCAGACAAACAACTAATGGATCTGTTACAGACAACAATGCCCTCTACTGAGGATGAACACTCTAGCTATCTGAGTGAGAATGTGAATAGTCCCATTGCAGTGAAGAAACTTGAAGCAAATTCTGACATAAGATCCCCATTTAGAGAAATCAACAACTAGAAATATCTATCTTGCTCATGGATAAAGGAATGTTGCTGATCTTGTAGTGTAGTAAAAGTATGGATTCTTGTAATTTCTTCTTTCCCACTACTTTAGCTAGCTTGTGTGTGACTGACTCATGCTAGTGCAAGTTTTTTGTTCTTACCACAAATGCATCTTGGTCTATGATTCAGTGCatgtattttttcaaaaaaaaaatactaaaattttaatagatttttgggttatttggaTCAGTTTATTACCGTCGTACTTAGTTTGCTCTGGTAATTGTATTATTGAAAATCTCCTTCGGCTGAACAAATAACTCTTCCTCCGGCATGTACTAAATTGCCCTATATCAATCGTATGTTAAGAACACTAAAATTAAACAACAAGCAtaaaatgtatatttatatatatgtaataatagCCTTTATAAATTATAAAGTATATTACCATACAATATTCAAACAACTAGCTTAGGTATTTTGCATTAATGACTAAGAAACTTAATCGATTTTCTTTTTCCCAAACAATTTGATGGCACTGTTTcattattaaaaaagaaaaagaaaaagaagctaTTGAATTTGTTTGGTGTATTGAGTTGAGTAATTTCAGTTTAAACCAAATATACTTACAGATTCAATACTACTCGATGAATAACTAGGGGCTTGAAATTGTAAACACTTGAACTTTCAGGCATTTCAAAATGGTTCAACTCTATTGTCATAAACTTCCATGCACTAGTCTATGTATCTCATAGATTTCTCTCATGTAATTTGTTCATCTCCACAAGGTTATCATTTATTCTTCCCTTAAAGCATCAAAGCTGATATCATCGGCAAAAAAATATTCAAGAGCTTGCTGAACTAAGAACTAAACAGAGTTCTAAAGAAAtttaagaatttaaaaaaaattatatacttgtATGTATATACGTATTACACACTAAAAAATAATAACAGCATAAATAGTTGCAAGTGAATCACAAACCTTCTTAGCATCTATTTGACTTTCCAAAACTCTGGGTGATAAGGTCCTCGCCAGGGAAGAAGATCTAGACCAATCAAATAGAGAGGCTTGACCTCTAAGTAGCCGTCTTAAATGATCCTGGGAATACAGTTCAACAACAATTGAGACCTTCCTTCCATTATATGAAATTTTTAGTTAAGAATAGCATCAAAAGGTTTAGCTCTGGAGGAACTAACCAGCAAATGAGAGAAGTCAAGTTCCTTGTGTGTCACTGAAAACTCAATATCGAGAGGTGCAATCTGGGGATgggcaaaaaaaaaatttgaagaatGAGATAAGGTGATTAGTGGAACATCCACCACAAAAACAAGGTAAACATGGATCACCTGAAATAATGAGTTTTACTCTCACTTTAGAAATGGAAAgctccagttttttttttttaaatgaacttTATTCCATAAGCTCCAGTTTTACTCTCCTCGTCGCTGAGGCAATCGGTGAACACAACAACTGTCCAGACGGAGAGGCAGAGAGACGCGACTCTGGAGCgagtcttcgtgaggcagagacttcggtgagggcggagagacttcggtgagggcggagagacttcgtgagggcagaggcagagatgagttgagggcggagagggcttcGTGAGTGAGAGATTGAGGCTGAGAGAAAGGGTAACTTAGAGAAAGGCTTGAGAAAATCTGAGAGAAAGGGAATTTTGGCCTAAATTCATTTTGCCGCTGGGATTttagtcatatggcgccaaaaattttaatccccacTATTCATCAGTTCCGTGTTAATTTTAATCCCCATTAATAAtagcatttttaaaaatatgctattctttaatgtaatatatactcaatATTGTTGTAGTGACACCTATGTTCTCTATgttcccacacacatcttgaggtgtagagaacactccgaaagACCGTGGTTAGAGTACTCAAGGACCCTTGATAGGcctcaagaggtaaatatttctgttctttaatatttgtatacatgtgcatatgatatatataagtatgtgtatatttatatatatatgctgcatgattaataatattgcatattaatgtttctgtctggatgttttcttgaacatatgaattgtttatatgagagataaAAAAATTTTGTGTTTATAAACTGGGCCCATCATGCCAATTTTTCGCtgcgcactctgattgtttttccaacaggaATGTGTAGtcccagaatcaatcaacacagaataagaagtgtcagcactagaaagtgttatgattggttaaatacaaaagataagtgttaaaatacaagcaatgtataaacacttagaaaatttcacat
It encodes the following:
- the LOC133802337 gene encoding uncharacterized protein LOC133802337, which encodes MEQKNQRINELMQLVGSFEDKFNNSLISFSSELAKKQAEINLTHKAWEKITAAQIMAALEIEEKKLMIAELEDDIHNVKQKLELQQNSMCVLKRQAVEVEAELEAKELEMKNLGFQFKTKLKESDALIEELKSERRNLLEDVTKLSSERENLLGLVEGLSDKISEISSSDKQLMDLLQTTMPSTEDEHSSYLSENVNSPIAVKKLEANSDIRSPFREINN